The proteins below are encoded in one region of Lactuca sativa cultivar Salinas chromosome 3, Lsat_Salinas_v11, whole genome shotgun sequence:
- the LOC111904568 gene encoding uncharacterized protein At1g26090, chloroplastic has translation MLCYMYPQSHQFLLPTCYQTAHQIILLPKMAFCNPPTLLHSSSSRPQFHSNSNHILLRRMPRRFLTISMAKNSTTPNADNDPKPTKFVTFLGKGGSGKTFSAIFAAQHYAMAGLKTCLVIHSQDPTADYILNCKIGATPVTCNDNLSAVRLETTKMILEPLNQLKQADARLNMTQGVLEGVVGEEFGVLPGMDTIFSALQLEKLVGFLRNKTQKTSFDVVIYDGISTEETIRLIGATGKSRLYLRFLRKLAEKTDLGRLAGPSIMRLVNEAFNGGTSSSGFNGQISGEIWDKLEHMLEKGSSFITNPELFGCYLVMDLNNPMSLNAALRYWGCAVQSGALVSGAFGVTNSSCGDECLENAKKTFLPLPFASYPPVLFKDSLNWEGILGNGKSNDARNLLSGLESRSSGYLQLQPVTFNPANKSVTLLMPGFDKSEIKLYQYRGGSELLVEVGDQRRVICLPSKIQGKVGGAKFIDRKLIITMRS, from the exons ATGCTATGCTATATGTACCCACAATCTCATCAGTTCCTACTTCCTACATGCTACCAAACTGCTCATCAGATCATCTTGTTACCAAAAATGGCTTTCTGTAATCCACCAACCCTTTTACATTCATCGTCTTCCCGGCCTCAATTCCATTCCAACTCCAATCATATTCTCCTCCGACGAATGCCGCGGAGATTTCTCACCATATCAATGGCGAAAAATTCAACAACACCGAATGCTGATAATGACCCAAAACCCACAAAATTCGTCACGTTTTTGGGTAAAGGCGGTTCTGGTAAAACCTTTTCCGCCATATTTGCTGCTCAG CATTATGCAATGGCTGGACTTAAAACATGCTTGGTCATACACTCGCAAGATCCCACTGCAGATTATATTCTTAACTGTAAGATTGGAGCAACTCCTGTTACTTGCAATGACAATCTTTCAGCTGTCAGATTGGAGACTACAAAA ATGATTCTTGAACCACTTAATCAACTAAAACAAGCTGATGCTCGTCTCAATATGACACAAGGAGTCCTCGAAGGG GTTGTGGGAGAAGAGTTTGGTGTTCTTCCTGGAATGGATACAATCTTTTCAGCATTGCAACTTGAAAAGCTTGTAGGATTTTTAAGAAACAAAACTCAAAAGACTAGCTTTGATGTAGTCATATATGATGGTATAAGCACTGAAGAAACAATAAGATTGATAGGTGCAACTGGTAAATCAAG ATTGtatttgagatttttgagaaagttggcagaaaaaaccgatttaggGAGGTTGGCTGGTCCCTCGATTATGAGACTTGTAAATGAAGCCTTTAATGGAGGCACTAGTAGTTCTGGATTCAATGGGCAAATTAGTGGAGAAATATGGGATAAATTAGAGCACATGTTAGAG AAAGGGTCATCTTTCATCACAAATCCAGAGTTATTCGGGTGCTATTTAGTGATGGATTTGAACAATCCAATGTCATTAAATGCTGCATTACGTTACTGGGGATGTGCTGTTCAATCTGGAGCACTTGTTTCTGGTGCATTTGGTGTGACAAATTCAAGTTGTGGTGATGAATGTCTAGAGAACGCCAAAAAGACGTTTTTGCCCTTGCCTTTTGCGTCGTATCCTCCTGTTTTGTTTAAAGATTCGTTAAACTgggagggtattttgggaaatggAAAAAGTAATGATGCACGAAATCTTCTAAGTGGATTGGAAAGTAGGTCAAGTGGATATTTGCAATTGCAGCCTGTGACATTTAATCCTGCAAACAAATCTGTTACCCTTCTCATGCCTGGGTTTGACAAGTCTGAAATAAAGTTATATCAA TATAGGGGAGGATCCGAGTTATTGGTTGAAGTTGGGGATCAAAGACGTGTTATTTGTTTACCATCTAAGATTCAAGGGAAGGTTGGAGGTGCCAAATTTATAGATAGAAAGCTTATCATCACCATGCGAAGCTAA
- the LOC111904570 gene encoding probable transmembrane ascorbate ferrireductase 4, with protein sequence MITMAATAKPIFSLLLLARLSATLVAILLLSWALYFTTSFLPHTLSQRDLIYSVLHPLLMVIGFILISGEAILVHRWLPGSRKRKKRVHLWLQGVAFTSAIFGIWTKFQGREGVVANFYSLHSWMGLLCVSLFGVQWLMGFLTFWHRGEARMIRIQVLPWHVFIGLYTYGLAVVTAETGLLEKLTFLQTNGVVLKHCNESLIVNGLGLGLAMLCGVVILTTVSSKQYQSIPKTKVMYSDNKYLTP encoded by the exons ATGATAACCATGGCTGCTACTGCTAAACCCATCTTCTCTCTCCTCTTACTCGCCAGGCTCTCTGCTACACTCGTCGCCATTCTTCTTCTTAGCTGGGCTCTCTACTTCACCACCAGCTTCCTTCCTCACACACTCTCTCAACGAGACCTCATTTACTCT GTTCTGCATCCTTTATTGATGGTGATTGGTTTCATTCTCATAAGCGGAGAGG CTATATTGGTGCATAGATGGTTGCCTGGTTCAAGAAAGAGGAAGAAAAGGGTGCATTTGTGGCTACAAGGGGTGGCATTTACAAGTGCGATATTTGGGATTTGGACAAAATTTCAAGGGAGAGAAGGGGTAGTAGCTAATTTCTATAGCTTGCATTCTTGGATGGGTCTTCTTTGTGTTTCTCTTTTTGGAGTTCAG TGGTTGATGGGTTTTCTAACCTTTTGGCATAGAGGCGAAGCACGAATGATCAGAATACAAGTTTTGCCTTGGCATGTTTTTATTGGTCTTTATACATACGGACTAGCTGTGGTGACAGCTGAAACCGGACTTCTTGAGAAGCTAACTTTCTTGCAAACCAATGGAGTTGTATTGAAACACTGCAATGAGTCATTGATCGTTAATGGTTTGGGGCTTGGGTTAGCCATGTTATGTGGGGTTGTGATATTAACCACAGTCTCATCCAAACAATATCAAAGTATTCCCAAAACAAAGGTCATGTACTCAGATAATAAGTACTTGACTCCGTAG